AGATGCTCGAGTTCCCGCACGACGTCACGGGCCTGGCGCTGAACCTGGAGTCCGACAACGTCGGCGCGGTGCTGTTCGGCGACTGGAAGAAGATCGTCGAGGGCGACACCGTCAAGCGCACCAAGCGACTGCTGGAGATCCCGGTCGGCGAGGAGATGCTCGGCCGCATCGTCGACCCGCTGGGCAACCCGCTGGACGGCAAGGGCGACATCCGGCCGGCGGGCACCCGCCCGGTCGAGTTCAAGGCGCCGGGCGTCGTCTACCGGCAGCCGGTTCGCGAGCCGATGCTCACCGGCCTGAAGGCTGTCGACTCCATGATTCCGATCGGACGTGGCCAGCGTGAGCTGATCATCGGCGACCGGCAGACCGGCAAGACGGCCATCGCGATCGACACGATCATCAACAACAAGGACCGCGACCTGATCTCGGTCTATGTGGCCATCGGGCAACGCAAGGCCACCGTGGCCGGACTGGCCCGCGTTCTCGAGGACGCCGGAGCGCTGCAGAACACGATCATCGTGGCAGCCTCGGCAGACGAGGCCGCGCCGATCAAGTTCCTGGCTCCGTACGCGGGCTGCGCGATGGGCGAGTACTTCCTCTACAAGGGCCAGGCAGCCCTGGCGATCTACGACGACCTCACCAAGCACGCCTACGCCTACCGCCAGATGTCGCTGCTGCTGCGCCGCCCGCCGGGCCGCGAGGCCTACCCCGGCGACGTGTTCTACCTGCACTCGCGCCTGCTGGAGCGCTCGGTCAAGCTGGCCGACGAGGTCACCGATCCGCTGACCGGACAGAAGATCCCCGGTGGTGGGTCGCTGACCGCCCTGCCGATCATCGAGACGCAGGCCGGTGACGTGTCGGCCTACATCCCGACCAACGTCATCTCCATCACCGACGGGCAGATCTTCCTCGAGCCGCGCCTGTTCTACTCGGGCGTGCGCCCGGCCATCAACGTCGGTATCTCGGTCTCCCGCGTCGGTGGTAGCGCCCAGATCACCCCGATGCGCAAGGTCGCCGGCCGGTTGAAGGGCGAGCTGTCCCAGTACCGCGAGCTGCAGGCCTTCGCCCAGTTCGGCTCCGACCTCGACGCCGACACCAAGCGCACACTGTCCCGTGGTGAGCGCCTGGTGAAGACGCTGAACCAGGCCGAGCGGGCCCCGATGGCGGTCGAGGAGCAGGTCGTCCAGATCTACGCGGCCACCAACGGCTTCCTGGACCGCATCCTGGTCGACAAGGTGGAGAAGTTCCTGCAGGAGCTGAACGAGCGCGTCCGGGGCGGCCAGGCCGACCTGCTCAAGCAGATCGCGGCGGGGGAGTGGAACCCCGAGGTCGAGGAGCGGATCAAGGCAGCCGTGAAGCAGTTCGCGGACGACTTCGGTTACGACCTCGACGAAGAGGGCC
The sequence above is drawn from the Sporichthyaceae bacterium genome and encodes:
- the atpA gene encoding F0F1 ATP synthase subunit alpha, which codes for MKINADEITSILKSRIQGLDTASADFAEVGTVLSVADGICRIHGLENCMSFEMLEFPHDVTGLALNLESDNVGAVLFGDWKKIVEGDTVKRTKRLLEIPVGEEMLGRIVDPLGNPLDGKGDIRPAGTRPVEFKAPGVVYRQPVREPMLTGLKAVDSMIPIGRGQRELIIGDRQTGKTAIAIDTIINNKDRDLISVYVAIGQRKATVAGLARVLEDAGALQNTIIVAASADEAAPIKFLAPYAGCAMGEYFLYKGQAALAIYDDLTKHAYAYRQMSLLLRRPPGREAYPGDVFYLHSRLLERSVKLADEVTDPLTGQKIPGGGSLTALPIIETQAGDVSAYIPTNVISITDGQIFLEPRLFYSGVRPAINVGISVSRVGGSAQITPMRKVAGRLKGELSQYRELQAFAQFGSDLDADTKRTLSRGERLVKTLNQAERAPMAVEEQVVQIYAATNGFLDRILVDKVEKFLQELNERVRGGQADLLKQIAAGEWNPEVEERIKAAVKQFADDFGYDLDEEGLPIADSVPVAARS